From a single Papaver somniferum cultivar HN1 unplaced genomic scaffold, ASM357369v1 unplaced-scaffold_19, whole genome shotgun sequence genomic region:
- the LOC113338369 gene encoding secoisolariciresinol dehydrogenase-like: MRSPSSSLVSAITKRLEGKVAIVTGGARGIGECTAKLFARYGAKVVIADVQDDLGKSVCKDVTDSTGTVSYVHCDVSKEQDVKDLIDGTMEKYGKLDIMFNNAGMAGDMDQSILDGKYENYKRVYDVNAIGSVLGVKLAARVMIPAKKGSILFTSSVASVVAGLTPTAYAMSKHAIVGLTKNLCVELGQYRIRVNCISPHTTVTPMLTSGFNLEASKAHDIINKSAILKERVLMPEDIAEAAVYLGSDESKYVSGLNLVVDGGYSTTNPSFITVLENSI; this comes from the exons ATGAGAAGTCCTAGTTCCTCACTGGTATCTGCCATCACCAAGAG GTTAGAAGGCAAAGTTGCAATCGTAACAGGTGGTGCAAGAGGCATCGGTGAGTGCACGGCCAAATTGTTTGCTCGTTATGGAGCCAAAGTTGTCATTGCCGATGTTCAAGATGATCTAGGCAAATCTGTTTGTAAAGATGTAACAGATTCTACAGGTACCGTCTCTTATGTTCACTgcgatgtttcaaaagaacaggACGTGAAGGATCTCATCGATGGAACCATGGAGAAGTATGGAAAGCTTGATATAATGTTCAATAATGCTGGCATGGCAGGGGATATGGATCAATCAATTTTGGACGGTAAATATGAAAATTACAAGAGAGTTTATGATGTAAATGCAATTGGTTCGGTTTTGGGTGTTAAACTTGCTGCCAGGGTTATGATTCCAGCCAAGAAAGGAAGCATATTATTCACTTCCAGCGTTGCTTCGGTAGTGGCTGGGTTGACCCCAACTGCCTATGCTATGTCAAAACATGCAATTGTGGGATTAACAAAGAATTTGTGTGTGGAATTAGGACAATATAGAATCAGGGTTAATTGCATTTCACCCCATACAACTGTCACACCTATGCTCACCAGCGGATTTAATCTGGAAGCAAGTAAGGCTCATGACATCATTAATAAGTCAGCCATTTTGAAAGAACGTGTGCTTATGCCCGAGGATATAGCAGAGGCAGCAGTTTACTTGGGCAGTGATGAATCCAAGTATGTAAGTGGATTGAATCTTGTTGTTGATGGAGGCTACAGCACAACCAATCCTTCATTTATTACTGTATTGGAAAACAGTATCTGA